The Haloterrigena turkmenica DSM 5511 genome includes the window GAGTGCTTTTCATCAAAGTTTTGCCGAGGGTGCGCCGCAGGCGCGCCCGCAGCGCAAAAGTTTGAGATGCAAAAGTTTGAACCGCAGAGTAAAAGGGTGCGGGTAGCGACGTGTCGGGTATGTTTGGAGGAGGCGGCGGCGGTCTGAACCCGCGCAAGATGGAACAGATGATGCAACAGATGGGAATCGACGTCGAGGATATCGACGCCGAGGAGGTCATCATCCGCACCGAGGAGTACGACCTCGTCTTCAACGACGCCGAGGTCACCAAGATGGACGCCCGCGGCGAGGAGACCTACCAGATCATCGGCTCGCCCGAACAGGTCGAGTCCGGTGCCGCCGGTGCCAGCGCCGGCGCCGACGAGGACGCCGGGGCCGCGATTCCCGACGAGGACGTCGAACTCGTCGCCACCCGCGCCGGCGTGAGCGAGGACGAGGCCCGCGACGCCCTCGAGGCCGTCGACGGCGACCTCGCCGCGGCAGTCGAACGCCTCGAGTGACGTTCGCGTGACCGACGATAGCGATTCCGAGACCGACGCGGACGGAGACGGAACCGCGAGCGCCGACGAGACTGCGGACGCGGACGACCGCGTCCCCGTCCTGCTCGTCAAGGGCGACCGCGAGTACCTGATCCAGCCCGGCGGCGAGCAGGGAACGGATCTGGGCGTGCTCGAGGTGCCTGAAGACGTCCAGCCGGGCGACACCATCGAGACGCATCTCGGCGAGGCGTTTCGGGTGCGCCGGCTGCGCGGCCCGGATCTGTTTCACCAGTTCGAGCGGACGGGGGCACCGATGGTCCCCCGCGACGTCGGGTTAGTGATCGGCGAGACCGGCGTCTCGCAGGGCGACCGCGTGCTCGATACCGGCACCGGAACGGGCGTGCTCGCGGCCTCGATGGCCCGCGCGGGCGCCGAGGTGGTGACCTACGAGCGCGATCCGGAGTTCGCGGACGTCGCGCGCGAGAACATGAAACTCGGCGGCGTCGACGACAGCGTCGACGTCCGAACGGGCGATCTGACCGAGGAGATCGACGCGCTCGAGCCCTCGTCGTTCGACGTGTTGACCCTCGATACGGGCGACGCGGCGGCCGTCGTCGAGCACGCGCCCGACCTGCTGGTCGACGGCGGCTTCGTCGCGGTCTACAGCCCCTTCATCGAGTCGACCCGAGAGGTCGTCGCGGCGGCCCGCGAGGTCGAGCTCTCGAACGTCCGCACGCGCGAGACGATCCAGCGGGAGATGCAGTTCGACGACCGCGGCTCGCGGCCGTCGACCGCGCCGGTGGGCCACACGGGGTATCTGACGATCGCTCGCAACGTCTGAGCCGCTCGGATCGACCGTGACCGGCGAATAGCTGTCCGATCAGTAACACACACGGCAGCGAAATCCGTTGTAAATCGGCACGTATGCCGGAGATTCATTCGGTTGCGAGTTGCGACTGGCTGCGACTGTTCGCAACCTTCTTTATTCGTTCGGGTGTCGAACCAGATAGCAATGGCTGTACTCTGGCTGGACGAGATCAGTGCCGGCGACCTCGAGAAGGTCGGCGGCAAAGGAGCCTCCCTGGGCGAGTTGACGGGTGCTGGGCTGCCCGTGCCCCCGGGATTCGTCGTAACCGCCGGGACCTATCGATCGTTCATCGAAGAAGCCGAAATCGACGAGGAACTGTTCGCGGCCGTCGACGTCGACGTCGACGACTCGTCGGCGCTGGCCGACGCCGCCGACCGCGCGCAGGAACTCATCCTCGAGACCCCCTTCCCCGACGAACTCCGCGAGGAGATCCTCGAGTCGTATCGGCAGGTCGGCGACGGCGAGGCGTTCGTCGCGGTGCGGTCGTCGGCGACGGCCGAGGACCTGCCCGACGCCTCCTTCGCGGGCCAACAGGAGACGTTCCTCAACGTCACCGAGGAGGCGCTGCTCGACCGCGTTCGCGAGTGTTGGGCCTCGCTGTTCACCCAGCGGGCGATCTACTACCGTCAGGAGCAGGGCTTCGATCACTCTGCAGTGAACATCGCGGTCGTCGTCCAACAGATGGTCGACGCCGAGAAATCCGGCGTGATGTTCACGAGCCACCCCTCGACGGGCGACCCGACGATGATCATCGAGGCCGCCTGGGGCCTGGGCGAGGCCGTCGTCTCCGGTGCCGTCTCGCCGGACAACTACGTCGTCGAGCGCGAGGATCGGTCGATCGACGTCACCGTCGCCGAGAAGAAGGTGATGCACGAAAAGGACGAGGAGACCGGCGAGACCGTCGAGACCGAGGTTCCTCAGGACAAGCGGAACGCACGGGTCCTCTCCGAGGACGAAATCGGGGCCCTGATGGATCTCGGCGAGCGCGTCGAGGACCACTACGACAAACCCCAGGACGTCGAGTGGGCCATCGTCGAGGGCGAGGTCTACATGCTCCAGTCCCGACCGATCACGACCATCGACGAGAGCGACGGCGGGGCCACTGCGTCCGAGGCGACCGGCAGCGTCGACGCCTCGACGGGGCTGACCGACGGCAGCGGCGGCGTTCAGGCCGCCGCCGGCGAGTCCTCGAGTTCGGGGGCGGACGCCTCCGGCGAGGTCATCGTCGACGGACTGGGATCGAGTCCGGGCACCGTCAGCGGGGCCGCCCGGATCGTCAAAAAGCTCGACGACCTCGATAAGGTCGGCGAGGGCGACATCATCGTCACCGAGATGACGATGCCGGACATGGTCCCCGCGATGAAGCGGGCGTCGGGGATCATCACCGACGAGGGCGGCATGACCAGCCACGCCGCCATCGTCTCCCGCGAACTGGGCGTTCCGGCTATCGTCGGCACGACGAACGCGACTACCGTCCTCGAGGACGGGCAACTCGTCACGCTCGACGGCGACAAGGGCGCAGTCCTCGAGGGCAAAGAAGTCGAACCCGACGAAGAGACCGAACCCGTCGAGGAGGTCCGGCCGCAGTCGCCGGTCAAGCCCATGACCGCGACGGAGGTGAAGGTCAACGTCTCCATTCCGGAGGCCGCCGAGCGCGCGGCCGCGACCGGCGCCGACGGCGTCGGCCTGCTCCGCATGGAGCACATGATCCTCTCGCTGAACCAGACCCCCGCGAAGTTCATCGCGGAGAACGGCGAGGACGCCTACATCACAGAACTGGTCGAGGGAATCCGCGGCGTCGCCGACGAGTTCTACCCGCGGCCCGTTCGCGTCCGGACGCTGGACGCGCCGACCGACGAGTTCCGCCAACTCGAGGGCGGCGAGGACGAACCGAAGGAGCACAACCCGATGCTCGGGTACCGCGGAATCCGGCGCTCGCTCGACCGCCCGGACGTCTTCGCCCACGAACTCGAGGCGTTCCGGCGGCTCTACGAGATGGGCTACGACAACGTCGAGATCATGTTCCCGCTGGTCAACGACGCGGAGGACATCTACCAGGCCAAGTCGCTCATGAAGGAGGCCGGCATCGACCCCGAGAAGCGCCGCTGGGGCGCGATGATCGAGACGCCGGCCTCGGCGCTGTCGGTCGAGGAGATGGCGAAAGCGGGCATCGACTTCGCCTCGTTCGGGACGAACGACCTCACCCAGTACACGCTCGCGGTCGACCGGAACAACGAGCACGTTGCCGACCGCTTCGACGAGCTCCACCCCGCGATCCTGAAGCTGATCGGCGACGTCATCGAGACTTGCCGCGAACACGACGTCGACACGAGCATCTGCGGCCAGGCCGGCTCCAAGCCGGAGATGGTCCAGTTCCTCGCCAAGGAAGGCGTCACGTCGATCTCGGCGAACATCGACGCCGTCCGTGACGTCCAGCACGAGGTCAAGCGCGTCGAGCAGAAGCTGCTGCTCGATTCGGTTCGCTAAGTCGGTCGGTTAGCCTTCGAGAATCCTTCTTCCCCCGTATTTCGCTTCGCCGTGAGACGCTGTCGGCGGCGTAGTGCGCAACCGTCCCATCGACACAATCGGTCTCGACCCTGTCGATACGAGGACGGGTGCGTAGGCAAAGCGTCCGCTGTGCGCTTCGGTCGACTGCCGTTCGCTATCTCGAGAGCGCCTCGAACTCCGAGGATCCGCAGCGACAGCCGTCCTTCCGGCCGATCGGTTGGACGGTGCCGTCGGCGAGGACCCACGCGGAGTAGACGGCCTCGCAGTCGCGACATTGCGCAGCTACTTTCTCCCATTCGTCGGTCGCGGGCTCGCCGGTCTCCTGACTCTGGCGGTGGCCTGTCATATACGGATAAAGACGGCCCTTGCCGAAGAACGGAGAGGTTGTATACACCACCACGAAAGCGAACGCCCGGTGTCGCCGAGAGCGGGAGTCACTCGTCGTCCGGATGAGAGAACGTCAGTGTGCTCGTGATGAGGTTCCGATGGGCGGCGTGAAATCGCTTCGAGAGCGCCTGCTGGGAGACGTCCATTCGGTCGGCGAGATCGGTCATCGTGATTCCCTGTGGAATTTCGTAGTACCCCTCCTCGAGCGCCGCGACCAGCGTCTCGCGTTGCTTCGTCGTGAGATCGTACTGAGCGCTGGCCATCGGCTGTTCCTGGTCCTTGATACGATTGAGTTTGAACGCGATTTCCTTGTCTTCGCAGTAGTCCTGAAACTGCGCGAGGCTGTCCCGATCGTCGAACCGCATCCGGAGCTCCCAGTTTTTGTCCCGTCCGATCGCCTGCAGGATCGTCGCTCCGAGTTCGACGTAGGCGTAGACGATCGTTTCGACGTTCTTCGTCCACTCGGCGCGATACAGTCTGGCGCCGTCCACCTCGTCGATCGGGGCGACGCCCGTCACGGAGTCGTCCTCCTGAAACGCCGCCTCGAACTCCGCGTGATCGCCGCCGCTGACCCAGAAGTACGGCATCACCCTGTCCTCCATCGTCGCCACGACCTGTTCGATCTCGACGACCATCCCCGGCGCGGCCGTGAGGGCGTGGTACAGCGCCAGGTCGTCGGATTTGACCGAGAACTCGGCGATAACGCTCATACGACTCGTTCACGGTTGCTCCGAATAAATCCGCGGACTGCACTGGCGTCTCGTTCCCGACCGCCTCGAGTCGATCGCCCTCGAGACCTCGTCGACTACGACCCGGTCTTCTCGACGTGGTACCAGCTCCCGTCCCAGCTCAGTCCGTACTCGAGGAACGAGCGGAGCGTGAGGACCCCGAACGCGGGGTAGCAAAGCGGCGCGAGGGCGACGCTCCAGACGAGCCCGTCGATGCGGCCGTCGCGCCGGTCGCGCCAGGCGACGAGCCCGATGGTGGCGACGAGGGCCGCCGACGGGAGCAGGACGGCCGACTCGACGTCGAGGACGAGCAGGAGCAGGAGCTTCGAGACCAGCGCGAGGGTAAAGAGGCTGCCGAGCAGGCTCGAGCACATCCGGCCGATCGAGATCGCGCCGCGGCGGCCGACCCGGCCGCGCAGGAGGTCGACGAGGGTGGCGTGGAGCACCTCGACCTGGCCGACGCGCCACCGCTTGCGCTGGCCCCAGAGATCGGCCCAGGTGTGGGGGGCCTCCATCGTGTTCGTACACTGGCGGGCCTGTTTGACGTCGAGCCCCTCGCGGTAGCAGGCGTGGGCGAAGTCCAGATCCTCGGTGAGCATGTCGTCGTAGCCGCCGACGCGCTCGTGGGCTTCACGGGTGAACGCGGTCGAGGAACTGCGACAGTTCGTGAAGCCGGCCAGTTCGACCAGCTTGTAGCTGGCGTGGAAGACGATGCGCTCGCAGTAGGCGACCGTTTCGACGACGCCGGTCGGCCGCGGGACGCGCCGCCCCTGGAAGACGTCCATGCCGGCCTCGAGTTCGCCCATCGCTGTCGGGAGGAACTCGGGAGCGATCCGCTCGTCGGCATCGAAGACCGCGAAGCGGTCGGTGTCGCTCTCGCTGACAGCGTAATTGATCGCCCCCGCCTTCGATCCCGGTTCGCCGTTTACCAGACACGTCACGCGGTCGTACTCGACCGCGAGTTCCCGGGCCCGCTCGAGGGTCGCCTCGTCGTTGGGTTCGGCGACGATCGCGATCTCGAGGTTCTCGTAGGCGCTCTCACAGAGGCTCTCGACGCTTTCGTCCATCACCGCGTGGTCGCGGTAGACCGGGACGATCGCCGTGAGTTTCGGGCCGTCGGTCATCTTCTCGAGATCGTCTCGCGAAGACCAGACCTCGCGGACCAGCAGTAGACCGGTCAGTCCGACGAAGAACGTGAAGACCGCGGCGGCCGACAGCGCCTCGAGGAAGACGAAGCGGACGGTGACCGCCAGCAGGTCGATCGTAATCGACTGGACGTCCGTTGCGTCGACGAACCCGAAGACGAACAGCGCGAGGACGCCGCTACCGGTGCCGACGTATTCGACGAACCGCGACGCGGACGGGAGCATTTGCGGGCTCTTTCGGCTGACGCGGTATCAATATTTCTTCGGCCCGTGGACTCCCTCGAGGTCACGTCCGCCGGGAACCGATTTCGGCGGAATCTGATCGCGGACAGGACCGTTAAGCGCAACGTCTAAACGGGTGAACGTACTTGTGCGTGATATGCAATCCGAGCCGCAAGCGTTCGACCGGGTGCTGTCGTCGATGTGTACGGAGCCCCACCCGGTAGCGCGCGACGCGGCCGAACGGTTCCTCGCGACCAACCCCGGCGATCCGGGGACGTATCCGTCTGTTTCGGCCCTCGAGGAGGAGGCGATCGCGATGCTGGGTTCGATCGCCGGCCTCGAGGAGCCGACCGGCTACATCGCCAGCGGCGGGACGGAAGCGAACATTCAGGCCGTCCGCATCGCCCGTGACCGCGCCGAGAGCCAGCGTCCGAACGTGGTCATGCCCGAGTCGGCCCACTTCAGTTTCCAGAAGGCCGCGGACATCCTCGGCGTCGAACTGCGCATCGTCCCGACGGACGACAACTTCCGGGCCGACCTCGAGGCCGTCCGCGCCTCGGTCGACGAGGCGACCGCGCTGGTCATCGGCGTCGCGGGGACGACCGAGTACGGCCGCGTCGATCCGATTCCGGAACTCGGCGAGATCGCCCGGTCGGTCGGCGCCATGCTCCACGTCGACGCCGCGTGGGGTGGCTTCGTGCTGCCCTTTACCGACTACGAGTGGAACTTCGAGCACGCTCCGGTCGACACGATGGCGATCGATCCCCACAAGATGGGCCAGGCCGCGGTGCCCGCGGGCGGGCTGCTCGCCCGCTCCGACGACCTGCTGAACGAACTCGCCGTCGACACTCCCTACCTCGAGTCGACCTCGCAGGCGACGCTAACCGGGACGCGGTCGGGCGCCGGCGTCGCCAGCGCCGTGGCGGCGATGGAGGAGCTGTGGCCCGAGGGCTACAAGCGCCAGTACGTCCGCTCGCAGAACAACGCCAAGTGGCTCGCCGACGCCCTCGAGAAACGCGGCTACGACGTCGTCGATCCGACGCTGCCGCTGGTCGCGGCCGACGTGCCCCGATCGACGTTCGACGCGCTGCGCGCGAAGGGCTGGCGGATTTCCCGGACCGCTACTGGGGAGCTTCGGATCGTCTGTATGCCCCACGTGACGCGGGAGATGCTCGCGTCCTTCATCGGCGATCTGGATCGACTCGAGGTGCGCGCGAGCGTGCCCGTGGCGAGTGACGATTAAAATCGGGTTCGCGAGCCGCTTTTCTCGGTCAAGTTGCTGTCGTGGAGTTATCCCAATAGACAGTAGCACGGTTTCGGTATTCGGAACTGTCCCCGCGACTCGTGTTCAGTAGAGGGCGTTACTCAGCGCACCCCCACGAAACGTTTTCCGTGGTAAATTCCTTAGCATAGGTATGTCTACGACCGTTGCAACACCTGACGCAGAGGAGACGTGTACGTACTGTGAGTCACGTATCTCCGACCATGACCCTCTCTGTGTCCGCGACTGTAACGACGACTGTGGGTCACCCCTGTACTTCTGTAATTTCGCATGTCTCTCGGCGTATATCGACGAGAACGGCCTTACCACCGGTGATGCGTGCGAGTGGAATCCCGACGAAAACGGCTGTTGCTAATCGGCGACAGCGGTCGGTTCGCGTATGTAGTTGCCGAATCGAGCGTTTTCAGTTCCAGTTCCATTCTGGGTAACGAAGCACACTACTAACTACCGATATACTCGAACGTGCTGCTCGCACTGGCAACGGGGGTCGCCACACCCTCCCCAGCCGACTCGCTCACTCATCCCTCGCGTGACGTCGCGTCGCGGCTCGCTGTTCACTCGCCGCGACACAGCACGCGCCACCGCATGGAATCGACAGTGACGAGCGATCGGTAGCTGTTTGCCGCGTCGCTGCGAGCCTCGCGTATGGCGCTGGCACTGGATCGCATCGACGCCGTCTCGATCGTCGGCTTCCTCGCGCTGGCCGCGGTATCGGCGGCGGCCCTCGAGGGCGTCGTCGTGGCGGCCGTCGGCGGCGGCTTCGCGCTCTCGCTGTCGACGTGGCGACTGTACGGCGGACGACCGTGGGAGGCGCTGGCGTGGCTGGCGTGGGTCGGCGCGGCGGTCGCGGTCGTGATCGCTCCCGGGACGACGGGATTCGTCGCGTTCCTCGCGCTGGTGGTCGTCGGCCTCGGACTGTTGTTCGGTGGTCGATTGGGACTGTTGCCGGCGATCTGGGACCGCGACGGGGCGGCGGTAGGCGACGAGTCGGTCGACGGTCCGGGGCCACGGTAGGAGGGCGCCACCGTCGATCGAAAACCGGCGGGTTTTACGCCCGGCACCGCCTCGTGATGCATATGAGCACCGACGAGTTTCCAACGGACCAGCCTGCGGTCGTGACCTGCGGGTTGCCCTACGCCAACGGCGACCTGCACATCGGTCACCTACGCGGGTACATCGGCGCGGACGCCTTTAGCCGTGCCCTCGAGACGCTCGGACAGGAGACGGCCTACGTCTGCGGCTCGGACATGCACGGCACGCCGGTCGCCGTCAACGCCGAGCAGCAGGGCGTCGATCCCGAGGACTTCGCGCTCGACTGGCACGAGCAGTACGAGGAGACGTTCCCGCAGTTCAACGTCGAGTTCGACAACTACGGCCACACCCACGACGAGACGAACACCGAACTGACCCAGGAGATCGTCCGAACGCTGGACGAGGAGGGGTACATCTACGAGAAGGAGATTCAGGTCGCCTACGACCCCGACGCCGACCAGTACCTCCCCGACCGCTACGTCGAGGGCACCTGCCCCTACTGCGGCGAGAAGGCCCGCGGCGACGAGTGCGACGAGGGCTGTCAGCGCCACCTAGAGCCCGGCGAGGTCGAGGACCCGACGAGCACGATCACGGGCAACCCCGCGGAGTACCGCGAGCGCACCCACAAGTTCTTCGAGGTCTCGGAGTTCGCCGACTTCCTGACGGAGTTCTTGGACGGCCTCGAGGGCACCTCCAACGCGCGCAACCAGCCCCGGCAGTGGATCGAAGACGGCCTGCAGGACTGGTGTATCACGCGGGACATGGACTGGGGGATTGACTACCCGACCGCCGAGGGTGAAGACGAGAGCGAGCTCGTCCTCTACGTCTGGGTCGACGCGCCGATCGAGTACGTCGCCTCCACGAAGCAGTACTCCGAGCGCGTCGGCACCGACGAGTTCGACTGGGAGCAGGTCTGGAAGGGCGACGGCGAGATCATGCATATCATCGGGCGGGACATCATCCAGCACCACACCATCTTCTGGCCGGCGATGCTCGAGGGTGTCGGCTACAACAAGCCCCGCGGCATCGCCGCGACCGGCTTCATCACGATCAACGGGAAGGGGCTGTCGACCAGTCGCAACCGCGCGATCTGGGCGAAGGAGTACTTGGACGAAGGGTTCCACCCCGACCTGCTGCGGTACTATCTGACCACGACGGGCGGCCTCCAGCAGGACGTCGACTTCTCGTGGGACGCCTTCCAGGAGAAGGTCAACGGCGAGTTAGTGGGCACGGTCGGTAACTTCTGGTACCGCTCGCTGCTCTTCGCCTACCGCAACTACGAGGGCACTCCCGAGACGGACGTCTCCGAGGAAGTCCGGGAACGCATCGAGGGCGCCATCGGCGACGCCCGCGAGAGCGTCAACGACTACGACCTGCGTGGAATCGGGGGGGCCGCCACCGAACTGGCCCAGTTCGGCAACGAATACATCCAGCGCAACGAGCCCTGGAAGCTCACCGACGACGAGCCCGAGAAGGCGGCGCAGGTCATCCGCGACTGCGTCCAGATCGCCAAGGCCGTCGGCGTCCTCATCGAGCCGATCGCGCCCGACAAGGCCCAGAATCTCTGGGAACAGCTCGGCGAGGACGGCGCGGTCGCCGACGCCCACCTCGAGGACGCCCTCGAGGCCCCGCCGCGGAACTTCGACGAACCCGGCGAGCTCTTCGCGAAGATCGAGGACGACCGCGTCGAGGAGTTGAACGAGAAACTCGAGGAGCGCGTCGCCGCCGCAGGCGACGATGACGGCGAGGACGCGGACGAGGAAACCGAAAGCGACGACACCGCCGCGGACGAATCTGACTCCATGGCAGACACCGACGATCTCGAGGCGCTCGCCGACGAGCGCATCGGCTTCGAGGACTTCCAGGACCTGGACATCCGCGTCGGCCGGATCGAATCCGCCGAAGGCATCGAGGGCGCCGACGACCTCGCGCGACTCGAGGTCGACATCGGCTTCGAGACCCGACAGGTCGTCGCGGGAATCAAGCAACTGCACGACCTCGAGGAACTCCCCGGCGAGAAGTGCATCCTGCTTGCGAACATGGAGAAAGCCGAACTGTTCGGCGTCGAGTCCAACGGGATGATCCTCGCCGCGGGCGAGGAGGCCGACCTGCTGACGACCCACGGCGACGCCGAAGTCGGCGAGAAGGTTCGCTAACGCGGTCGATTGGACTCATTTCCGTTTTTCGGCTCGTTCGAACGATCTCGATTCGCTCGCTGTCGATTCGATCTGCGGTGGCGCACGCTGGGCCGCGGTGAACTACGGTGAACCGCGGCCCGAAGCCGTGCGAGGGATGAGTGAGAGAGCACAGCGATCGAACGAATCGGCTGGGGAGGGTGTGGCAACCCCTAGCCGCCAGGATGAACAGAACACTTCCGTTTCTGACGTTGTCGATAGTGACTCCGTTCATTCCACTCCGTCCTCGCGTGGCAACTGGAACTTCCACGTTCTCCCCAGCCGATTCGCTCACTCACTTCGTTCGCTCATCCCTTGCACGACGTTGGACCGCGGTTCGCTATTCACTCACCGCGGCCCAGCGCGCGCCACTGCACGTTGGGTCGGCGGCTCGAGTGAGACGTCACTCGACAACGGAGTCCGCCGGATAACCGATTTCGTCACAGTCGAGAACGAGGGTGGTGCACGGAGTGACGATCGATCGCTCAAGCGAACCAGAGAGCGAGACGACACGCGATCCGAAGCCGTTCAGAGAACCGTCTCGAGGCCCTCGAGCGACGAGAGTTCGTAGGTCGGTTCGTGTTCGCGCGCGCCGCGATCACCGCTGGAATCGTCGTGGCCGGGATCAACCCAGGCGGAGTCCAGCCCCATCGCGTTCGCGCCGGCGACGTCGGCACGGATCGAGTCGCCGACGTGGATCGCCGCGTCCGGAGCCACGTCGAGTTCCTCGAGGGCGTACTCGAAGGGAGCCGCGTCGGGTTTCGGGAAGATCCCCGCGCTCGGCTCGGTGAAGACGCTGACGTCGAAGGCGTCGGCGATGCCCAGCGCCTCGAGTTTTTGCGTCTGGGTCGGCCGGCCGCCGTTGGTGATCAGCCCGACCGGCCCGAGGTCGCGGGCGCGCTCGAGGGCGGCCTCCGCTCCGGGACGGAACCTGACGGCGGTCGGGTCCTGCGTCTCGAGGTACGCCCCGGCCAGTCTCGGCGCGACCGCGGGGTCGACGTCGGCCCGACCCGCGACCTCGGCGAAGAGATTCTCGTAGAACTCGCGATCCGTTTCGGCCGTCGGGAGCGCGGGCACGGCCGATCGCAGGTCCGCCGGCGTGCAAAAGGGGTCGATGCCGGCCCGCTTAAACGCCGTCTCGAGCACCGTCGCGGCGTCCCGAGTCGGCTCGCAGAGGGTGCTGTCGAGATCGAAACAGATCGCGTCGTACGCAGCCATCTACTACGCGTAGGGCCGTGTTCGTTCTCAAGGTTTCGATAGTGTGAGATTCTCTTTCACACAATGGTTGGAGCTCGCGGATCGACGTTCAATCGCTCGACGGTTTCCGTAGCCGTTATTTTCACCGCAGCACCTGTCGGTGTATGGACGTCCTCAAACGAGTGCACATCGTGCCGCTCGGGTACGAGTACGAGCGGATCCTCGAGCCGATCCGGAACCAACGGGCCGACCTGGTCTACCTGCTCGAGGACGACGGCACCGACGCGGGGGCGCGGACCAGGCGGGCCGACTACCACGATGACCTCCGGGCCGAACTCGAGTCGGCCGTGCCCGAGGTCAGGACTCGAGCGTGCGACCTGACGGACGTCTACGCCGTCCTCGGAATCGTGACGACTCTCGCGGCGAAACACGCGAACGACGACGTCTCGGTCAACGTCTCCGGCGCAGGGACGATCCCCGCCATCGGCGCGACGATGGCGTGTATGGACGTCTCGACGGACGCTCGCGCCTACTACGTCGAGCCCGACGACTACGATCACGACGGCCAGCAGGAGCCGATCTCGGAGGGCGTCGCCGAGATCGAACAGCTCCCGGCGTATCCGATCGACTCGCCGACGCCCGACCAGATCGCGATCATGGGATTCCTGGCGAATCCGTCCGACTGGGAGGCGTATCACGACGCGCGGACGACGCCGCCGAAGAAGAAGGACCTCATCGAGTACGCTCGCGATCGGAACCTCTCCTTCATGGCCGACCGACGGTCGCCCGAGGACCGCGGCGGCGAGGACAAGGGCGCCTTCCGGGTCCTCGATACGCACGTGCTCGAGCCGCTCGAGAACGACGGCTACGTTACGGTCGAATCGGTCGGCCGGCGTCGCGTCGTCGAACTCACCGAGCAGGGAGAGAACGCCTACCGGGCGTTCAAGCACAAACTCGCGGCCGTCGACGGCGTCGAGTACGAGTACGAATCCGAGACTCGAGGCTGAGCGACCGCGGTACCCGACGGTCCGATGACGAGTGGAGGGCCGAAGCAGCGGAGGGGCCGGCGCGTCACTGCCGGCGTGTCGGCGAGTGGAGGGCCGAAGCGTCGGGGACCGGACCGATTGGGCGGCGCGGAAGCCGACATGAAGGGGGGAGGCTGGCACGACGGGGAGACGACCGCCAGCGGCGACCTACTCGTCGGCGACCAGCGCGGCTAGCTTCGTCCCCAGTCGGGCGCATTCGAGGTCGGCCTCGAGTCGCTCGACGTGGGCGCGGAGGCTCGCCTCGTCGAGTCCGCCCGCCGTGTCGCCGTCTCCCTCGCGGTCGTCGAGACAGACGGGACCGTCGACCGCTCGAGCGAGCAGGAACGGGGCAGCGGCGGCGAGATACGACCCGGGCAGGTCGGGGCCAGCGACAGTTCCGCGCTCGGCGGCGGCCAGCAGCTCGCGGGCGACGATCAACCGCCGCCGCACCGACGCGGTCTCCGACTCCGGCGCCGGCGAGCCGAGATGGCGCGACAGCTCCGATTCGGCCGCGACGACATCATCGGGGTCGACGTCGAAGGCGGCCGCGAGCTCTTCGCGGTCGACCGTCGGGCGTCGGCTCCGCCGGGTCGCGAG containing:
- a CDS encoding glycosyltransferase encodes the protein MLPSASRFVEYVGTGSGVLALFVFGFVDATDVQSITIDLLAVTVRFVFLEALSAAAVFTFFVGLTGLLLVREVWSSRDDLEKMTDGPKLTAIVPVYRDHAVMDESVESLCESAYENLEIAIVAEPNDEATLERARELAVEYDRVTCLVNGEPGSKAGAINYAVSESDTDRFAVFDADERIAPEFLPTAMGELEAGMDVFQGRRVPRPTGVVETVAYCERIVFHASYKLVELAGFTNCRSSSTAFTREAHERVGGYDDMLTEDLDFAHACYREGLDVKQARQCTNTMEAPHTWADLWGQRKRWRVGQVEVLHATLVDLLRGRVGRRGAISIGRMCSSLLGSLFTLALVSKLLLLLVLDVESAVLLPSAALVATIGLVAWRDRRDGRIDGLVWSVALAPLCYPAFGVLTLRSFLEYGLSWDGSWYHVEKTGS
- the ppsA gene encoding phosphoenolpyruvate synthase — translated: MAVLWLDEISAGDLEKVGGKGASLGELTGAGLPVPPGFVVTAGTYRSFIEEAEIDEELFAAVDVDVDDSSALADAADRAQELILETPFPDELREEILESYRQVGDGEAFVAVRSSATAEDLPDASFAGQQETFLNVTEEALLDRVRECWASLFTQRAIYYRQEQGFDHSAVNIAVVVQQMVDAEKSGVMFTSHPSTGDPTMIIEAAWGLGEAVVSGAVSPDNYVVEREDRSIDVTVAEKKVMHEKDEETGETVETEVPQDKRNARVLSEDEIGALMDLGERVEDHYDKPQDVEWAIVEGEVYMLQSRPITTIDESDGGATASEATGSVDASTGLTDGSGGVQAAAGESSSSGADASGEVIVDGLGSSPGTVSGAARIVKKLDDLDKVGEGDIIVTEMTMPDMVPAMKRASGIITDEGGMTSHAAIVSRELGVPAIVGTTNATTVLEDGQLVTLDGDKGAVLEGKEVEPDEETEPVEEVRPQSPVKPMTATEVKVNVSIPEAAERAAATGADGVGLLRMEHMILSLNQTPAKFIAENGEDAYITELVEGIRGVADEFYPRPVRVRTLDAPTDEFRQLEGGEDEPKEHNPMLGYRGIRRSLDRPDVFAHELEAFRRLYEMGYDNVEIMFPLVNDAEDIYQAKSLMKEAGIDPEKRRWGAMIETPASALSVEEMAKAGIDFASFGTNDLTQYTLAVDRNNEHVADRFDELHPAILKLIGDVIETCREHDVDTSICGQAGSKPEMVQFLAKEGVTSISANIDAVRDVQHEVKRVEQKLLLDSVR
- a CDS encoding nascent polypeptide-associated complex protein, with translation MFGGGGGGLNPRKMEQMMQQMGIDVEDIDAEEVIIRTEEYDLVFNDAEVTKMDARGEETYQIIGSPEQVESGAAGASAGADEDAGAAIPDEDVELVATRAGVSEDEARDALEAVDGDLAAAVERLE
- a CDS encoding helix-turn-helix domain-containing protein; its protein translation is MSVIAEFSVKSDDLALYHALTAAPGMVVEIEQVVATMEDRVMPYFWVSGGDHAEFEAAFQEDDSVTGVAPIDEVDGARLYRAEWTKNVETIVYAYVELGATILQAIGRDKNWELRMRFDDRDSLAQFQDYCEDKEIAFKLNRIKDQEQPMASAQYDLTTKQRETLVAALEEGYYEIPQGITMTDLADRMDVSQQALSKRFHAAHRNLITSTLTFSHPDDE
- a CDS encoding methyltransferase domain-containing protein, encoding MTDDSDSETDADGDGTASADETADADDRVPVLLVKGDREYLIQPGGEQGTDLGVLEVPEDVQPGDTIETHLGEAFRVRRLRGPDLFHQFERTGAPMVPRDVGLVIGETGVSQGDRVLDTGTGTGVLAASMARAGAEVVTYERDPEFADVARENMKLGGVDDSVDVRTGDLTEEIDALEPSSFDVLTLDTGDAAAVVEHAPDLLVDGGFVAVYSPFIESTREVVAAAREVELSNVRTRETIQREMQFDDRGSRPSTAPVGHTGYLTIARNV